The uncultured Dysgonomonas sp. genome contains the following window.
ATGGTATGGCTGTTATGGGTATTGCCGGAGAAATTGCCGCCCGTAAGTCTTCCGGAAACGGAAGTTTACAAGTTAATTTTCTGGACGAGCTTTACAATCTGGATGAAGCGGTAATAAAGGATAATATAAAGTAAACAAAATAGGATGGCGACATTCGATTTGAGCCTCTATCTGGTTACCGACCGTTCGCTTTCACTGGGGCGGCCGTTGGAGACGGCTGTTGAGGAAGCCGTGAGAGGTGGGGTGACGATGGTACAACTGAGGGAAAAGGATGCTTCTACGCTCGATTTTTATAACCTGGCGATGAGATTGAAATCCATACTGAAATCTTACAATGTACCTCTTATAATAAATGACAGGCTCGATATAGCATTGGCTTGCGATGCCGAAGGCTTACATGTCGGACAAAGTGATATGCCCTACGCAGTTGCCCGCAAGCTACTTGGTAAGGATAAGATTATTGGCCTTTCTGTTGAAAGTATTCAAGATGCGATAGATGCTAATAATCTCGATGTAGACTATATAGGCATTTCGCCTGTATTCGGTACACAGACTAAAACAGACACAGCGCCAGCTTTGGGTTTGGAAGGAATACGTGAAATAACCCGCATATCCGGACATCCCAGTGTGGGAATAGGAGGTATCAACCTGACGAATGCGCAGGATATAATACAGGCAGGTGCAGATGGTATATCGGTAGTGTCGGCTATTATGTCGGCTTCTGATCCGCAGCGATCTGCTCGTCAGCTAAAAGAAACCATAAACAAATCAAAAAATAGATAGCTATGAAATGGAGTGAACAGGCATGGAATGCAGCAAAACCCATATACAATAAAATATTGGAGCAACCCTTTATTCAGGGATTGATAGATGGTACACTCGACAGGGAAAAATTCATCTTCTACATTCAGCAGGATGCCCTATATCTTGCCGAATATGGCAAGGTATTGACCGGAATAGCTTCAAAGCTCAGTAACCCTGAACATATAGAGGCTTTTATCCACTTTGCCGGAGATAGTATAGCTGTAGAAAAGGCGTTACACGAAAGCTTCGTCAGTAAAATAGCTTCTATTTCGAAACCTGAACCATCTCCGGGTTGTTTATTATATACTTCATTTCTTTTGAGGCAACTGGCAAGCGCTCCTGTGGAGGTAATTGCTGCGGCTGTATTGCCTTGCTTCTGGATTTACAAAGAGGTGGGAGATTATATCCTCGAACATCAGGTAAAAGGTGAAAACCCTTATCAGGAATGGATAAATACATATGGCGGGGAAGCATTCGAACAATCTGTAAAAACAGCTATTTCCATTTGCGACGAACTTGCGCATAGATGTACTCCGGAGCAACGGCAAGCAATGACCGATGCATATGTCATGTGTTCCAGAATGGAATGGATATTCTGGGATAGCGCATGGCGATTGGAGAAATGGGCGGTATAACATATAATGGAAAGTTGAGGATGGAAAATTGAAAGTTATCATATTCCGTTTTCAATTCTCAACTTTCAACTTTCAATTAAAATATGAAACACTATAAAACAGCACTTACCATTGCGGGAAGTGATCCCAGCGGGGGAGCAGGGATACAGGCCGACCTGAAAACTTTTTCGGCCTGCGGTTGCTACGGAGCAACGGTCATTGTGGCCGTAGTAGATGAAAATACAATAGGTGTAACGGATGTGCATCCTATCCCCGTTCCGTTTGTGTCGGGACAGATAAAATCTGTGTTGGATGATATCGGCGCCGATGCGATAAAGATCGGGATGCTCCATTCTTCGGAGCTCATATTGGCCGTGAAGGAAACATTATCACGATACGATATAAAAAATATTGTCCTCGACCCTGTAATGGTTGCCACATCCGGCGATAAACTCCTACAGGATGAGGCGATTGAAACATTGAAAAGCGAGCTCATCCCTTTTGTCAGGGTTATAACCCCGAATATTCCCGAAGCCGAGATATTGTTGGGCAAAAAGATCCGAAGTCAGGAGGAGTTGCCAAAAGTTATTAAAGACCTTTCGTTTGGGAATAAAGTGTCCGTATTGCTGAAGGCCGGCCACCTGACCGAGGACAAACTGACCGATGTATTCTACAACGCCGAGACCAATGAAATAATAGAACTGAGTTCGCAACGTATCCATACAAAGAATACGCATGGGACGGGTTGTACATTCTCTTCTGCCATAGCCGCATTTTTGGCTCACGGGCTTCCTCTCAACGATGCTATTAGGCAAGCAAAAGAGTATATGAGCAAGGCTATTGAGGCCGGAGCCGATTATGAAATAGGTAAGGGGCACGGGCCTGTACATCATTTCTTTAATTTCTGGGAATAGAGAGTGTCTGCCATATTTATGGTATTTAGGATTATATTTCATCACATTGTAATGAATATTCCATAAGTCTTTTTTACCTTTGAGCTTTAATTTTCAAATGTCATAAACTGATGGCTCAAGACGACTCTCAAAGTAAGAAATTTTCTACCCGCATTATCAGCGAAAAGTTTAATAAACAGGATGTACACGGTGCTATAGCAATGCCTATATACCGTAATGCAGCCTTCGAATTTTCCGATTCGGAAAGTATTGCCGCCGCATTTCAGTATAAAGAGGAGGTGGCATCTCATACCTATACCCGGATAACGAACCCTTCGGTTGAGAATTTTGAACGTAAAATAAAGGCAGCATCCGGTGCTGAAAATGTAATGGTGGTAGCTTCCGGTATGGCAGCTATATCCAATACATTTCTTACAATAGCTTATGTCGGAAGTAATATTGTGACTTCTCCGCATCTGTTTGGAAATACTTTTTCGTTGTTTAAGTTTACGCTTGCGGCTTTCGGGGTTGAAGTGCGTTTTGTGAATACAGATAATATTGAAGAAATAGCATCGGCGATTGATGAAAATACCTGTGCTTTCTTCTGCGAACTGATAACAAACCCCCATTTGGAAATAGCCGATCTGCCCGAAATATCGAAGGTGTTGAAGGTGCGTAATGTGCCGATGATTGTAGATACTACTATCATTCCGTGGTGTGGTTTCGATGCCCGCAAAGCCGGAGTGGATATCGAAGTGGTATCGACTACGAAATATATATCAGGCGGTGCAACTACAATTGGTGGTGCTATTCTCGACTATGGTACTTTCAATTGGGCACAGAATAAGCGATTGGCTATAGTCGCCCATCAAGACGGAATTTCGCGATTTTCATTCAAACTGAAACGTGAGATTGCACGTAATATAGGTGCGGCTATGGATCCCGAGGCTTCCTACTTGCAGGCGTTGGGAATGGAATCGTTGCAGTTGCGTTACGAAAGAATGTCTGCTTCAGCGTACGAGCTGGCACAATTCCTTGCTGGCCGGAAAGAAGTTGTAAAAGTGGGTTATCCGAAATTGGAAAGCTCTCCTTATAAAAAAATATCGGATACACTATTTCGTGGTAATCCCGGCGCTATGCTCACTTTCAGCCTGGAGAGCAAAGAAACATGCTATAAATTTATGGACCGACTACAGGTTATCCGTCGTGCAACAAACTTGTTTGATAATAAAACATTGATAATCCATCCCGAGTCCACAATCTATGGGACATTTTCACCTGAACTGAAAGTAGTGATGGGAATAGAAGATAATCTGATGCGTTTATCTGTCGGATTGGAAGACGTTTCAGATTTGCAGGCTGATATAATACAGGCACTGAATGATTTGAATTAATATCCAATCGTATCAGATGCTTTGGGTGGGGCAGTATAATCAAAATAAATTTTACTACTGCTTTCACTATTAAAAACGTTCATTAATTTACATTAATTGTAAAATATTAGTTACTTCTTTCAAAGAAAAGTAGTACTTTTGTCCTCTAAACAAACAAAATAGCTGAATTCGGCGCTAAATAGCTGATAAAAATGAAGATACTGATAATAAACGGGCCAAATTTGAATTTGTTGGGTAAAAGGGAACCGGATGTTTACGGGAATACTTCTTTCGAAACATACTTCTCCCAGTTGCAACAAACTTATACGGACTGCGAACTATCATATTTTCAATCTAATCACGAAGGAGCGCTGATTGATAAAATACATGAGGTAGGTTTTTCATTTGATGGAATCGTCTTAAATGCAGGAGCCTATACGCATACATCTGTTGCCCTTCATGATGCTATCAAGGCTGTGAATACGCCTGTAGTGGAGGTGCATATATCCAATATCCACACACGGGAAGAATTCCGGCACAAATCAATGATTGCGGCAGCATGCAAAGGATCAGTAGTCGGCTTGGGGCTATTTTCATACGAACTTGCAATAGACTTTTTTCGAAAGACAAAAAAGGCCTGAGAAGATTAGAATTAAAAAAGAACTATATACATTAATTAAATTGCATTTATGACTCAGAAGAAAACGAAAATTGTAGCTACAATTTCAGACATGCGTTGTGATGTTGATTTCATTAAGTCGTTGTACGACGCAGGAATCAACGTTGTTAGAATGAATTCGGCCCACATGACAGAAGAAGGCTTTATTCAAGTAATGACAAATGTACGCGCAGTATCTCCTTACATTGGTATCATGATGGATACTAAAGGTCCGGAAATACGTACAGCTAAAAATGCGTCAGGAGAAAAAATCATTGTAAAAACAGGCGATAAAGTTAAAGTTGTCGGAGATTTGAATTTCCTTTCCACACAAGAGCAAATTGGTGTTTCTTATCCAAGTATCGTACAGGATGTGCCTGTAGGTAGCACGCTTCTCGTTGATGATGGTGAAACTGCAATGAAAGTTATTGACAAAACGGCTGATTACCTTCTTTGCGAAATCCAGAATGATGGAACTATCGGTAACCGTAAGAGTGTAAATATACCGGGTGTTAGCGTAAATCTTCCTTCTATCACAGCAAAAGATAAGAGAAGTATCGAGATCGCAATAGAAAACAAAGCTGATTTCATCGCTCACTCATTCGTAAGAAACAAACAAGACGTTTTGGATGTACAGAAAATCCTTGACGAATATAACAGCCCTATCAAGATTATCGCTAAAATCGAAAATCAGGAAGGTGTTGACAATATCGACGAAATCTTCGAAACTGCATACGGCGTAATGGTTGCGCGTGGTGACCTTGGTATTGAAGTACCACAGGAAAAAATCCCGGCAATCCAGCGTTTGCTTATCCGTAAGTCTATCGAATACAAGAAACCGGTTATCGTAGCAACTCAGATGTTGCACACAATGATCGAGAATCCACGTCCTACACGCGCCGAAGTAACAGATATCGCAAATGCGGTATACTACGGAACTGATGCTGTGATGTTGAGTGGTGAAACAGCTTACGGTAAATATCCATTGGAGGCTGTTCGTACAATGGCTCAGATCTGTGCTACTACAGAGCAATCTAAACTGGACGAAAAAGTTATTCCTGTTCCGTTTAAAGATGAGGAATATGATACTACATCATTCCTTGCAAAACAAGCTGTAAAAGCTGCAACTCAGCTGGGTCTGGCTGCTATTATCACTGATAGTTATACTGGCCGTACAGCTCGTACAATTGCTGCATTCCGCAGTAAATGTCCTGTTTATGCTGTTTGCTGTAGTAATGAAGTTGCCCGTCAACTTTCGGTATGCTACGGAATACAGGCAAGTTATCAGGAATCGACCGGGTTTACAACTCACCAGCATAAGCAATATTTCTTGAAAGCTCTTAACTCTATGTTAGACAAAGGGCTGGTTAAGAAAGATGATCAGGTTGCTTACCTTAGTGGTTCATTCGGAGAAGGTAAAGGAACATCTTTCCTTGAAATCAACGGTGTTGGCCGTGTAGTAGATGCAGGTGATGCTTTTGAGGTGCCTGTAGACTAAGTTTGAAAGTTATAAGTGATGAGTTTGAATGATAAGTTTTGATTTGTCGCTTTGTCAAAATAAAGAAGGATGCTTGATTAAGCATCCTTCTTTCGTTTATTCCACATCCGTTCTGTCGTTAGTCGTGTCGTTGTCCGGCTGCGATACAAGGATGAAGTCGATAGAGTCCTGCGTCTCATTAGCAATGTAATGCTTCATCATGGGTTCTATCAGTATGCCCTGCTGTTCCTTTACTGTCACTTTCTTACCGTCTACATTAAAGATTGCAGTACCTTTCAATACAAAGAAGAATTGCCGTGAGGATGAGTGGAAGTGTAAAGTTTCCCGTGTCCCGGCCGGCATAGTTTCGATTTTCACTGATAAGGAATCTCTGTTCATGAGAATCCAACTGCTACAATTATCGCCCCAGAAATAATGAGGCGCCGATTTTTTATCTATCACTCTGCTCATAATTCTATAAAATTTAAGGTGCAATGTCTTAAAATTAAGAAATATATCGGAAAATATCGTTGTTTTCTAAAAATAATTGCGAAATGATTATCTTTAGCCTGTATTAAGGTTGCAGGTCTATTTCTTGTTTCTTATTTCTTATTTGCAACAGCAATAGTCGGTTACGATGAAATGATGTCGCACTGAATACTTTCTTTTACTTAGCTTATTCAAATTTATTATAATAAATAATGTCACTCGACAAAAACGAAGCCATAGAAAATTATATTCTCTCCCATATAGATGATGAAGGGGATTTGTTGAAACAACTTAATCGGGATGCACATGTAAACCTCTTGAAGCCACGTATGCTGTCGGGGCATCTGCAGGGCAGGATGTTGAATATGTTTTGCCGGATGATGCAGCCGCAATATATATTGGAAATAGGAACATACACAGCTTATGCGACTCTTTGTCTGGCTGAGGGTGCTGCCGATGATGCAGAGATTCATACCATAGAGGTAAACGACGAACTGGAAGATTTTATAATGAAATATCTTCACAAAACGAAACTGAAAGATAAGATACATCTGCATATAGGCGATGCAATGGAGATTATACCCCAAATAGACCGCATGTTTGATATGGTATTTATCGATGCCAATAAGCGTCACTATATAGAATATTACAATCTTATATTTGATAAGGTACGGCGGGGTGGACTCATTGTCGCTGACAATACCCTATGGGACGGGCATGTACTGGATACTCCGAAACCCTCAGATAAACAGACTATCGGAATACAGGCTTTTAATGATATGCTTGCTAAAGATGACAGGGTGGAGAAAGTGATATTGCCTGTAAGGGACGGATTGACTCTGATATGGAAAAAATAGCAGGCTGGTATTTTATCTTTACAGCATAAAGGATAACCATTGTTAACTGTTGACTGATTACTGTTAACTGAAAAGTATTACCTTTGTACCCAAAATAATATAACATGGATACTACCAGACAACAAAAAATAAACCGCCTTATCCAAAAGGAATTAAGTGAAATATTCAGGAAACAGACACAGCAGATGAGAGGTGTACTCGTTTCTGTGAGTACAGTGCGTGTTAGTCCCGATTTGGGATTGGCAAAGGTGTATTTGAGTATTTTCCCATCCGAACAAGGGAAGGAGATTCTTGATAATATTAAAACCAACGTAAAAGCTTTGCGTTTCGATCTAGGCCAAAAGGTAGGTAAGCAGTTGCGTGTGATTCCCGAATTAAGCTTTTATCTGGACGATTCGCTCGATTATCTGGAGAATATAGATAAACTGCTCGGAAAAGATAATAAGACAGAAGAATAAACTTTGAACCTTTCGCTTCACATAGCCCGGCGCTATCTTTTTGCCAAGAAGTCGCATAATGCCATCAATGTTATATCCATGATATCGGTGTTTGGGATATCTTTGGCTACAGCAGCTTTAGTTTGTGTGCTTTCTGTCTTTAACGGGTTCACCGGGGTTGTTTCCCAAACATTCAGCGCATTTGATCCCGAATTGCAGATAACTCCTGTAAGTGGAAAGGTGTTTGATCCTAACAATCCTCAAATGGAGGAAGTGAAGAAGATAGCTGAAATAGCATTTACTTCCGAATCACTCGAAGAAAATGCCCTGTTGAAAAACGGGGATCGTCAGGAACCTATCATACTAAAGGGGGTATCAAAGAAATTTGAAAACCTTGCGGATATCGATAAGTTGATTATAGACGGCCGTTTTCTATTAAGGGAGGATACTTCCGGTGCCGTTGAAGCCATCGGTACTGATTCAATGAATGAGTGGCATATAGACAATGGAGTTGTTGGAGCCGGTCTGGCGATGTTTCTCGGTGTGCGTGCCAACTTTGTCGATCCGGTAGAAATTTATGTACCAAAAAGGAATGTAAGGGTTAATCCGGCTAATCCTTCTACGGCTTTCGACCGTTCCGATGTATTTATAAGCGGAGTGTTTGCCCTGAATCAGGCAAAGTATGACGATCAGATGATGATTGTTTCCATAGACCTTGTGCGCGAACTGTTGAGGTATGAGAACGAAGTGTCTTCTATTGATGTAAAGCTGAAAGATGCAGCTGAAGTAGACAAGGTGCAGGCGAAGATAAAGTCTGTTTTAGGTGATAATTATCTTGTTAAAAACCGCTTTGAGCAGCAGGAGGATCTGTTTCGTATGGTGAGTATAGAGAAATGGGTTACTTTTCTTATATTGGCTATAATACTCGTGATTGCGGTTTTTAATATCGTAGGATCATTGACGATACTTATTATAGAAAAGAATGAAGATATCAGGATTCTGAAAAATTTAGGAGCTGATAATAAACTTATACTGAAAGTTTTTCTGTTCGAAGGTGGTCTGATAACTTTTGTGGGTACTATTGCAGGGATAATACTGGGCCTTATAATATGTCTGTTGCAGCAGTATTTCGGATTGTTACAACTTGGCTCTACGCCAGGGACATTTGTTATGGATGCTTATCCGGTAGTGGTGGAGCCGCTAGATGTTTTGCTCATATTTGTCACTGTAAGTATGATTGGCCTTCTTGCTGTTATCTATCCTGTAAATAATCTGCGCAAACGCTTATAATATCAGTTGCCAGAATTCCACATCGATTAGACTGTCAAATTTTACTCCCGATTCTTTAAAATTACCTATAAGTTCGAAGTTGAATTTACGGTGCAGTTTTTGGCTCTCGGGATTTGGGAGAGAGATGACACCTATCAGGGAATGGATATTTATCTTCTGCGCCCTGTTTATCAATTCCTGATAAAGAATGC
Protein-coding sequences here:
- the thiE gene encoding thiamine phosphate synthase, whose protein sequence is MATFDLSLYLVTDRSLSLGRPLETAVEEAVRGGVTMVQLREKDASTLDFYNLAMRLKSILKSYNVPLIINDRLDIALACDAEGLHVGQSDMPYAVARKLLGKDKIIGLSVESIQDAIDANNLDVDYIGISPVFGTQTKTDTAPALGLEGIREITRISGHPSVGIGGINLTNAQDIIQAGADGISVVSAIMSASDPQRSARQLKETINKSKNR
- the tenA gene encoding thiaminase II, translated to MKWSEQAWNAAKPIYNKILEQPFIQGLIDGTLDREKFIFYIQQDALYLAEYGKVLTGIASKLSNPEHIEAFIHFAGDSIAVEKALHESFVSKIASISKPEPSPGCLLYTSFLLRQLASAPVEVIAAAVLPCFWIYKEVGDYILEHQVKGENPYQEWINTYGGEAFEQSVKTAISICDELAHRCTPEQRQAMTDAYVMCSRMEWIFWDSAWRLEKWAV
- the thiD gene encoding bifunctional hydroxymethylpyrimidine kinase/phosphomethylpyrimidine kinase, producing MKHYKTALTIAGSDPSGGAGIQADLKTFSACGCYGATVIVAVVDENTIGVTDVHPIPVPFVSGQIKSVLDDIGADAIKIGMLHSSELILAVKETLSRYDIKNIVLDPVMVATSGDKLLQDEAIETLKSELIPFVRVITPNIPEAEILLGKKIRSQEELPKVIKDLSFGNKVSVLLKAGHLTEDKLTDVFYNAETNEIIELSSQRIHTKNTHGTGCTFSSAIAAFLAHGLPLNDAIRQAKEYMSKAIEAGADYEIGKGHGPVHHFFNFWE
- a CDS encoding PLP-dependent transferase, producing the protein MAQDDSQSKKFSTRIISEKFNKQDVHGAIAMPIYRNAAFEFSDSESIAAAFQYKEEVASHTYTRITNPSVENFERKIKAASGAENVMVVASGMAAISNTFLTIAYVGSNIVTSPHLFGNTFSLFKFTLAAFGVEVRFVNTDNIEEIASAIDENTCAFFCELITNPHLEIADLPEISKVLKVRNVPMIVDTTIIPWCGFDARKAGVDIEVVSTTKYISGGATTIGGAILDYGTFNWAQNKRLAIVAHQDGISRFSFKLKREIARNIGAAMDPEASYLQALGMESLQLRYERMSASAYELAQFLAGRKEVVKVGYPKLESSPYKKISDTLFRGNPGAMLTFSLESKETCYKFMDRLQVIRRATNLFDNKTLIIHPESTIYGTFSPELKVVMGIEDNLMRLSVGLEDVSDLQADIIQALNDLN
- the aroQ gene encoding type II 3-dehydroquinate dehydratase gives rise to the protein MKILIINGPNLNLLGKREPDVYGNTSFETYFSQLQQTYTDCELSYFQSNHEGALIDKIHEVGFSFDGIVLNAGAYTHTSVALHDAIKAVNTPVVEVHISNIHTREEFRHKSMIAAACKGSVVGLGLFSYELAIDFFRKTKKA
- the pyk gene encoding pyruvate kinase; this translates as MTQKKTKIVATISDMRCDVDFIKSLYDAGINVVRMNSAHMTEEGFIQVMTNVRAVSPYIGIMMDTKGPEIRTAKNASGEKIIVKTGDKVKVVGDLNFLSTQEQIGVSYPSIVQDVPVGSTLLVDDGETAMKVIDKTADYLLCEIQNDGTIGNRKSVNIPGVSVNLPSITAKDKRSIEIAIENKADFIAHSFVRNKQDVLDVQKILDEYNSPIKIIAKIENQEGVDNIDEIFETAYGVMVARGDLGIEVPQEKIPAIQRLLIRKSIEYKKPVIVATQMLHTMIENPRPTRAEVTDIANAVYYGTDAVMLSGETAYGKYPLEAVRTMAQICATTEQSKLDEKVIPVPFKDEEYDTTSFLAKQAVKAATQLGLAAIITDSYTGRTARTIAAFRSKCPVYAVCCSNEVARQLSVCYGIQASYQESTGFTTHQHKQYFLKALNSMLDKGLVKKDDQVAYLSGSFGEGKGTSFLEINGVGRVVDAGDAFEVPVD
- a CDS encoding cupin domain-containing protein, which codes for MSRVIDKKSAPHYFWGDNCSSWILMNRDSLSVKIETMPAGTRETLHFHSSSRQFFFVLKGTAIFNVDGKKVTVKEQQGILIEPMMKHYIANETQDSIDFILVSQPDNDTTNDRTDVE
- a CDS encoding O-methyltransferase, with product MSLDKNEAIENYILSHIDDEGDLLKQLNRDAHVNLLKPRMLSGHLQGRMLNMFCRMMQPQYILEIGTYTAYATLCLAEGAADDAEIHTIEVNDELEDFIMKYLHKTKLKDKIHLHIGDAMEIIPQIDRMFDMVFIDANKRHYIEYYNLIFDKVRRGGLIVADNTLWDGHVLDTPKPSDKQTIGIQAFNDMLAKDDRVEKVILPVRDGLTLIWKK
- the rbfA gene encoding 30S ribosome-binding factor RbfA, with the translated sequence MDTTRQQKINRLIQKELSEIFRKQTQQMRGVLVSVSTVRVSPDLGLAKVYLSIFPSEQGKEILDNIKTNVKALRFDLGQKVGKQLRVIPELSFYLDDSLDYLENIDKLLGKDNKTEE
- a CDS encoding FtsX-like permease family protein encodes the protein MNLSLHIARRYLFAKKSHNAINVISMISVFGISLATAALVCVLSVFNGFTGVVSQTFSAFDPELQITPVSGKVFDPNNPQMEEVKKIAEIAFTSESLEENALLKNGDRQEPIILKGVSKKFENLADIDKLIIDGRFLLREDTSGAVEAIGTDSMNEWHIDNGVVGAGLAMFLGVRANFVDPVEIYVPKRNVRVNPANPSTAFDRSDVFISGVFALNQAKYDDQMMIVSIDLVRELLRYENEVSSIDVKLKDAAEVDKVQAKIKSVLGDNYLVKNRFEQQEDLFRMVSIEKWVTFLILAIILVIAVFNIVGSLTILIIEKNEDIRILKNLGADNKLILKVFLFEGGLITFVGTIAGIILGLIICLLQQYFGLLQLGSTPGTFVMDAYPVVVEPLDVLLIFVTVSMIGLLAVIYPVNNLRKRL